In a genomic window of Procambarus clarkii isolate CNS0578487 chromosome 12, FALCON_Pclarkii_2.0, whole genome shotgun sequence:
- the LOC123772890 gene encoding legumain, whose amino-acid sequence MRVLLVLAVLLTVVTAAVFESERLRRALTEDDNDDEGTRGEIWAVLLAGSNGWWNYRHQADVCHAYQILHQHGVPDDRIIVMMYDDIAHNVENPNQGVVINRPSGPNVYEGVPRDYTGRDVTPENFLKVLQGDAEGLKGVGSGKVLKSGPNDRVFINMVDHGAPGIFAFPHGYLNATSLVDALLAMHQANRYWQMVMYVESCESGSLFQSLLPDDIEVYALSASAPDQHSYACYEDDTLHTFLGDVFSVKWMEDTDVENLHQETLKKQFLLVRKEVVTSTVMHWGELKLAAQKMSKFLGKKDPHRIFNHIANYDYEAFSPPVSSKFNDACLNTSVPSYDVPLAILKSRIKSAATPDEEQHWKEELTALRLNRGLVRFVMERLVREVTGVQATANMITSREHYHGISRRSCYEDSVRTFHDHCFDLAENPFALRVVNSIVNLCEHGYTHEAFLEATRVVCTHQTYTGIV is encoded by the exons ATGAGGGTCCTGCTTGTGTTAGCGGTCCTGTTGACGGTGGTGACAGCCGCCGTCTTCGAGAGTGAGAGGCTCAGACGGGCCCTGACGGAGGACGACAACGACGACGAGGGGACACGAGGGGAGATCTGGGCGGTGCTGTTGGCTGGTTCCAATGGTTGGTGGAACTACCGGCATCAG GCGGACGTGTGCCATGCCTACCAGATCCTTCACCAGCACGGCGTCCCTGACGATCGCATCATAGTTATGATGTACGATGACATCGCTCACAATGTCGA GAACCCGAACCAGGGGGTGGTAATTAACCGTCCTAGCGGCCCTAACGTCTACGAAGGCGTCCCCAGAGACTACACCGGCAGGGACGTCACCCCAGAGAACTTCTTGAAGGTCCTACAAGGCGACGCAGAGGGCCTGAAGGGGGTAGGCTCCGGTAAGGTCCTCAAGAGTGGACCGAACGACCGAGTCTTCATCAACATGGTGGATCACGGAGCTCCTGGAATCTTCGCCTTTCCACACGGTTACCTCAATGCTACTTCTCTGGTGGATGCTCTTCTGGCCATGCATCAGGCTAATAGGTACTGGCAG ATGGTGATGTACGTGGAGTCGTGTGAGTCCGGATCCCTCTTTCAAAGTCTCCTTCCTGACGACATTGAAG TATACGCCTTGAGCGCCTCCGCGCCCGACCAGCACTCGTACGCCTGCTACGAGGACGACACCCTACACACCTTCCTCGGCGACGTCTTCAGCGTCAAGTGGATGGAAGACACCGATGTG GAGAACCTACACCAGGAGACGCTGAAGAAGCAGTTCCTACTGGTGCGGAAGGAGGTGGTGACCTCGACAGTCATGCACTGGGGCGAGCTGAAGTTGGCAGCCCAAAAGATGTCCAAGTTTCTTGGCAAGAAGGATCCCCATCGCATCTTCAACCACATTGCTAACTATGATTATGAGGCTTTCAGCCCCCCAGTGTCTTCCAAGTTCAATGATGCTTGTCTG AATACGTCGGTGCCGAGCTACGACGTGCCTCTGGCCATCCTCAAGTCCCGTATCAAGAGTGCTGCCACTCCAGACGAGGAACAACACTGGAAGGAGGAGCTCACCGCCCTCCGCCTG AACCGAGGACTTGTGAGGTTCGTGATGGAGcgcctggtgagggaggtgactggCGTCCAGGCGACTGCTAACATGATCACCAGCAGGGAACACTACCATGGGATATCCCGTCGATCCTGTTACGAAGACTCCGTCCGAACCTTCCACGACCACTGCTTCGATCTGGCCGAG AATCCGTTCGCTCTGAGGGTCGTGAACAGCATTGTAAACTTGTGTGAGCATGGGTATACTCATGAAGCGTTCCTGGAGGCTACTCGGGTCGTATGTACCCACCAGACATACACAGGTATCGTCTGA
- the LOC123772889 gene encoding legumain, which produces MGRVTAALVVLVGVIVSFSQARVAAPEPDGELWAVLVAGSSTWMNYRHQADVCHAYQILHQHGVPDDHIIVMMYDDIANNKMNPIKGKIINRPDGPDVYKGVPKDYTGKDVTPETFLKVLQGDAEGLKEVGSGKVLKSGPNDRVFINMVDHGAPGIFAFPESYLYVKNFTNGILDMQRNKRFKELTVYMEACEAGSMFKNIPDDINVYALSASNSTESSYACYLDKKVGTFLGDVFSIKWMEDTDREDVTKETLEKQFNVVKKATTTSHVMQWGEKSIDTEAVGAFVGSKSVDAVDFGPFFPIDDPCLTTSIASPDVPLAMLQSLVDAADGLTGADFWQHEIDTLQENRTFVKDTMRKIVKVVTGDDDLTEKMMTNTFQEIHNDDCYQSCVETFHSLCFNLGLNPYALRVTYAMVNLCEHGYSAEQFSCASRAVCVHDAVTGIN; this is translated from the exons tgttggttggtgtgattGTCTCCTTCAGTCAGGCCAGAGTAGCCGCGCCGGAGCCGGATGGTGAGCTGTGGGCTGTGCTGGTAGCCGGCTCCTCCACCTGGATGAACTACCGCCATCAG GCGGATGTGTGCCACGCCTACCAGATCCTCCATCAGCACGGCGTCCCTGATGATCACATCATCGTTATGATGTACGATGACATCGCTAACAACAAGAT GAATCCTATCAAGGGGAAGATAATCAACCGACCAGACGGCCCCGACGTCTACAAGGGCGTCCCCAAGGACTACACCGGCAAGGACGTCACCCCAGAGACCTTCCTGAAGGTCCTACAAGGCGACGCAGAGGGCCTAAAGGAGGTAGGCTCCGGTAAAGTACTCAAGAGCGGACCAAACGATCGCGTCTTCATCAATATGGTGGATCATGGAGCTCCCGGAATCTTCGCCTTCCCCGAGTCTTATCTCTACGTCAAGAACTTCACCAACGGCATCCTGGACATGCAACGCAATAAACGGTTCAAGGAG CTGACCGTGTATATGGAGGCCTGTGAGGCTGGTTCCATGTTCAAAAACATCCCTGATGACATTAATG TATACGCTTTGTCCGCCTCGAATTCAACGGAGTCATCTTACGCCTGCTACTTGGATAAGAAAGTGGGCACCTTCCTTGGTGATGTCTTCAGCATCAAGTGGATGGAAGACACGGATAGG GAGGATGTGACGAAGGAGACGTTGGAGAAGCAGTTTAACGTCGTCAAGAAGGCAACCACGACGTCTCACGTGATGCAGTGGGGCGAGAAGTCTATCGATACGGAAGCGGTTGGGGCCTTTGTCGGTAGCAAGTCGGTAGATGCTGTCGACTTTGGTCCCTTCTTCCCCATAGACGACCCGTGTCTG acGACTTCCATTGCCAGCCCCGACGTTCCACTGGCCATGCTGCAGAGCCTCGTGGACGCTGCCGACGGCCTCACCGGAGCAGATTTCTGGCAGCATGAGATAGATACTCTCCAGGAG AACCGTACCTTCGTGAAGGATACAATGAGGaagatagtgaaggtggtgacaggTGATGATGACCTTACAGAGAAGATGATGACCAACACCTTCCAGGAAATACATAATGATGACTGCTACCAGAGCTGTGTCGAGACCTTCCATAGCCTCTGCTTCAACCTTGGACTG aatCCGTACGCCCTACGAGTGACTTACGCTATGGTGAACTTGTGTGAGCACGGCTACTCTGCTGAACAGTTCTCCTGCGCTTCCCGAGCCGTGTGTGTTCACGACGCGGTCACAGGCATCAACTGA